The Deinococcus radiotolerans DNA window CTGCGTGACGTCACCGCCGAGCGGGCGCAGGCCGAGCGACTCCAGGCACTCAGTGACCAACTGGACGTGGCGGTGCAGGCCACCGAGGACGGCGTGTGGGACTGGCCGGTGGGCACCCCGTGGGTGCAGGTCACCGAGCGCTGGCAGGTCTTGATGGGCGGTGACCCTCAGGCGCGCCGCGCCTCGCTGCGCTGGTGGTGGCAGCGCATTCACCGTGCCGATCGTCCCCAGGTGCGCAGCCAGCTGCAGGCGCACCTTGCGGGGACACGCCCGAACGTGGATGTGGTGCACCGCGCGCTGCTCCCGGACGGTCACTGGCGTTGGTTGGCCTTCCGAGGCCGCATTGTGAAACGCAGCCCGGAGGGCCGCCCCGTCAGGATGGCCGGCACGTTGACGGACATAGAAGACCGCCTGCAGACCCAGCAGGACCTCCAGATCCTGCTGGATCACCTGCCTGTGATGATCGGCTACTGGGACGCGCAGCAGCGCAACCGGTTCGGCAATCAGCGGTACGTCGACTGGTACGCCCAGCCGCCAGCGCAGCTGCACGGCCAGCAGCTTCGTGACGTCATCGGTCCCGACCTGTATGCGCGCAACCGGCCGTTCATTGAGAAGGCCTTGCAGGGCGAACCGCAATCGTTCGAGCGGCGCATCACCACCCCGGATGGACGCGTCCTGGACACGCTGCTGCAGTACATTCCGGACCGGCGGGGGCCGGACGTCCGGGGATTCTACGTGCTGGGCACCGATATCACCGCGTACCGTCAGACGGAGCAGGACCTTGACGCGCAACGTGAACTGTCCCGGATCACGCTGGAAGCTATTGGCGACGGGGTCATCACCACCGACGCCGACGGGCGCGTCACGTTCATGAATCCGGTCGCGCAGCGCCTGACCGGCTGGCAGGAAGCTGAAGCGGTGCGCCAGCCTATTGAACAGGTGATGCCGCTCTGGAACGATCAGGCGAGGCGCGCGGTGCTGAATCCCATCCGCGTGACCTTGCGGGAGCGGCAGGTGGTCCGCCTGTCCTCCAACGCGGCGCTCCGCAGCCGCCTCGGTGGAGTGGCCCACATCGAAGACACGGCCGCGCCGATCTTTGACCGCAGAGGTGACCTGATCGGGGGCGTGATCGTCTTCCACGACGTGACGGAAAAGCAGCACCTGGCGGAGCGGATGAGTCACCTGGCCCGGCACGATCATCTGACGGGCCTGCCGAACCGGACGACGCTGCTGGATCAGTTGGCCCTGACGCTTGAGCAGGCGGGCCCACAGCAGCCGGCCTTCGCCGTGCTGTTCGTGGACCTCGACGAGTTCAAGCAGGTCAACGACACCCTCGGGCACGCGCTCGGTGACGAGGTGCTGCGGCAGGTCGCCGCCCGGCTCCAGCTGGAGATGCGCAGTACGGACGTCGTGGCCCGTCAGGGTGGCGATGAATTCCTGATCCTCCTGGCTGAAGCGGTCACTGCGCCTGAAATTCAGGCCATTGGCGAGCGGCTTCTACGGACCCTGCGGCGTCCCTTCGACGTGGGAGAGCATCACGTGACCGTCTCGGCCAGTCTCGGCGCCGCGCTGTATCCGGGGGACGGAACCGACGCAGACATCCTGATTCGGCGTGCGGACGCCGCCATGTACCGGGCGAAAGCGGAGGGCCGGGACCGGCTGCGCTTCTACGACGCGCAGCTGGACGCTCAGGTCCGAGAACAGCAGGTGATGATGAGGGCGCTGCGGACAGCAGTGCAGGCGCAGGCGTTCCACCTGGTATACCAGCCGCAGGTGAATGTCCGCACGGGCGCGGTTGTGGGCGTTGAGGCGCTGCTGCGGTGGACCCTGCCGGATGGCAGCAGCGTGTCCCCTGCGACGTTTATTCCGCTGGCGGAGCGGATGGGGGTGATGCTGCACCTGGGGACCTGGGTGCTGCGTGAGGCGGCGCGTCAGGCGCAGGCGTGGCGGCAGGCTGGCGCACCCACGCGCGTGGCGGTGAACGTGTCCGCGGCGCAGTTCCAGGATCCACAGTTCGTGGCGGCGGTCCGGGCCGCCCTGGCGGATCACCTGCTGCCAGCCGAGCTGCTGGAGCTGGAAGTCACGGAGACCCTCCTGATGCATGACGTGCCCCGCGTGCGGCAGGTGCTTCAGGAACTCAAGGGTCTGGGGGTGACCCTGTCACTGGATGATTTCGGGACGGGGTATTCCAGCCTGAGGTACCTGCAGGCCTTCCCGATTGACACGTTGAAGATCGACCGGTCTTTTCTGTCCAGTGAGCATCAGGGAGATCAGGTGATCCTGGGTGCCATCGTGAGCCTGGGGCGGACACTGGGACTCCAGGTGATTGCAGAGGGCGTCGAGACGCCCGCACAGGAACGGCTCCTGCTGGCCCTTGGGTGTGAGTGGATGCAGGGGTTCCTGTATGCCCGGCCGATGACCGTGGACGAGTTGGACCTCTGGCGCGGTGCGTGGGGGCAAAGACGGACCCGGGTGAGTGGGCCATGACTTCAAGGACAGGCAGACACAATCTGTAAGCCAGCACCTTGCATGAGTGGTTGTATCGGCATAGAATCGCCAAGTTATCTTTCAGGTCCGCAGTGAATAGGTCCCGTACCAGGAGAGTCATGGTGAAGGGCTTCGGACGTGGAAGATCAGGAGTTGAATATGGCTTCAGGTACAGTCAAGTGGTTTAACGCAGAGAAAGGGTTCGGGTTCATCCAGACCCCCGGGAGCCCCGACGTGTTCGCGCATTTCAGCGCCATCCAGG harbors:
- a CDS encoding sensor domain-containing protein, with the protein product MPEHHAQMFNVVFQHARLGMALVSLDGRYITVNDALGQMLGVPASELAGQAAEQFIHPDDLPVNSAEFSALRNGSQREFTAVQRYSPRTGGVLWLEVSVVAVTDERGQLACAVTQLRDVTAERAQAERLQALSDQLDVAVQATEDGVWDWPVGTPWVQVTERWQVLMGGDPQARRASLRWWWQRIHRADRPQVRSQLQAHLAGTRPNVDVVHRALLPDGHWRWLAFRGRIVKRSPEGRPVRMAGTLTDIEDRLQTQQDLQILLDHLPVMIGYWDAQQRNRFGNQRYVDWYAQPPAQLHGQQLRDVIGPDLYARNRPFIEKALQGEPQSFERRITTPDGRVLDTLLQYIPDRRGPDVRGFYVLGTDITAYRQTEQDLDAQRELSRITLEAIGDGVITTDADGRVTFMNPVAQRLTGWQEAEAVRQPIEQVMPLWNDQARRAVLNPIRVTLRERQVVRLSSNAALRSRLGGVAHIEDTAAPIFDRRGDLIGGVIVFHDVTEKQHLAERMSHLARHDHLTGLPNRTTLLDQLALTLEQAGPQQPAFAVLFVDLDEFKQVNDTLGHALGDEVLRQVAARLQLEMRSTDVVARQGGDEFLILLAEAVTAPEIQAIGERLLRTLRRPFDVGEHHVTVSASLGAALYPGDGTDADILIRRADAAMYRAKAEGRDRLRFYDAQLDAQVREQQVMMRALRTAVQAQAFHLVYQPQVNVRTGAVVGVEALLRWTLPDGSSVSPATFIPLAERMGVMLHLGTWVLREAARQAQAWRQAGAPTRVAVNVSAAQFQDPQFVAAVRAALADHLLPAELLELEVTETLLMHDVPRVRQVLQELKGLGVTLSLDDFGTGYSSLRYLQAFPIDTLKIDRSFLSSEHQGDQVILGAIVSLGRTLGLQVIAEGVETPAQERLLLALGCEWMQGFLYARPMTVDELDLWRGAWGQRRTRVSGP